From the genome of Lentilactobacillus buchneri, one region includes:
- a CDS encoding hydroxymethylglutaryl-CoA reductase, degradative, producing the protein MENKRDHFYKKSYEQRLSLIAEAANLSKAQLDLLGRSLNPRSGELIENNLTDYPLPEGIAVGLVVNGHEHLVPMVTEEPSVIAAASNGAKLLSAGAGIHCSVPDNLVSGQIIVKDADPHQVTKFVHDYQQQLIQIADQSHPSVLKYGGGAKGLDVRILSKQFLSVDLLVDTGEAMGANIINTMLEAVSNWLSEQLTVETTMAILTNFVDQAIVEVSGKVAMAKLGTKSLSGPQVAQKIADASQVAQLDIRRATTHNKGIMNGVDAAVMAFGNDWRAVESAAHAFAARSGSYQGLSTWEIDEDQLVGRMSLPVPIGFVGGASKVLPLAGINKQIAQIGNSREEMQVVAALGLAQNLAALKALVTDGIQKGHMNLQLRSLALSNGTTMQELPVVVRKLQGMDHPSSQTVKEILKTLRR; encoded by the coding sequence AAAGTCTTACGAGCAGCGTCTTTCGCTGATCGCTGAAGCTGCCAATTTATCAAAGGCTCAACTCGATTTGCTTGGACGGTCCTTGAACCCAAGGTCCGGAGAATTAATTGAAAACAATCTGACGGATTATCCACTCCCTGAGGGAATCGCAGTTGGCCTGGTTGTCAACGGCCACGAACATTTGGTACCAATGGTGACTGAAGAACCGTCAGTGATTGCGGCTGCCAGCAATGGTGCCAAACTGTTATCGGCAGGAGCAGGCATTCATTGCAGTGTTCCTGATAACCTGGTGAGCGGCCAGATCATCGTCAAAGACGCAGATCCTCATCAGGTGACAAAGTTTGTTCATGATTATCAGCAGCAGCTGATTCAAATTGCAGACCAGAGTCATCCAAGCGTTTTAAAGTATGGTGGAGGTGCCAAAGGCCTAGATGTCCGGATTCTCTCTAAGCAGTTCCTGTCGGTCGACCTACTGGTTGATACCGGTGAGGCAATGGGCGCCAACATCATCAATACGATGTTGGAAGCTGTGTCGAATTGGCTTTCTGAGCAGTTGACGGTTGAAACCACGATGGCAATCTTAACGAATTTCGTTGATCAAGCGATCGTTGAAGTTTCCGGTAAGGTGGCGATGGCCAAACTAGGAACCAAGTCGTTATCTGGCCCTCAGGTGGCCCAAAAAATTGCCGATGCCAGTCAGGTCGCCCAGTTGGATATTCGGCGGGCGACGACGCATAACAAAGGAATTATGAATGGTGTTGACGCCGCCGTGATGGCCTTTGGTAATGATTGGCGGGCAGTTGAAAGCGCAGCTCATGCGTTTGCGGCTCGAAGTGGGTCGTATCAAGGCTTGAGTACATGGGAGATTGACGAAGATCAACTGGTGGGACGCATGTCGCTGCCAGTCCCAATCGGATTTGTCGGCGGTGCCAGCAAGGTTTTGCCGTTGGCCGGCATTAACAAGCAGATCGCTCAGATCGGCAATTCCCGTGAGGAAATGCAGGTGGTCGCCGCACTGGGGTTGGCTCAAAACTTGGCTGCCCTAAAAGCTTTGGTGACCGATGGTATTCAAAAGGGCCATATGAATCTTCAATTAAGGTCCTTAGCGCTTTCAAATGGAACCACAATGCAGGAGTTGCCAGTTGTTGTTCGAAAGCTTCAGGGGATGGATCATCCCAGTTCACAAACAGTTAAAGAAATTTTAAAAACACTTCGCAGATAG
- a CDS encoding DUF72 domain-containing protein, with the protein MITIGLMTFSEHPSLIDGAKRKVRLTEYSGYFPVVELDTPFYAIPKVEVITNWQKQVPDNFQFILKANRVMTMHDQGSADPVDNEQRFVAFNEYKRAVAPLMDTGQLKAILFQFPPYFARKIATIQYLRRISQLMAGYPVAVEFRNSTWYGDEITDDVAGYLSELGMTLVAVDEPHTTNAGVPFEPLVTTENLTLLRLHGRNVKGWTEQSADWRGKRTLYRYSEEELAAFRKVVLDLDKQAKEVCVIFNNNSGGDAADNALQLKKMLGIEFGGLSPVQMDLF; encoded by the coding sequence TTGATTACCATTGGGTTAATGACGTTTTCCGAGCATCCTTCACTGATCGACGGTGCTAAACGTAAAGTCCGCTTAACTGAATACAGTGGGTATTTTCCGGTCGTCGAACTGGACACGCCGTTTTATGCGATTCCCAAAGTTGAAGTGATCACCAACTGGCAAAAACAGGTACCGGATAACTTTCAATTTATTTTGAAGGCCAACCGGGTGATGACCATGCACGATCAGGGCAGCGCCGACCCGGTTGATAATGAGCAGCGGTTTGTGGCTTTCAACGAATACAAGCGGGCGGTTGCCCCATTAATGGACACCGGTCAGCTCAAGGCGATCCTGTTTCAGTTTCCGCCATACTTTGCCAGAAAGATTGCGACGATTCAGTACCTGCGTCGAATTAGCCAGTTGATGGCCGGATATCCTGTTGCAGTGGAGTTTCGCAACTCAACTTGGTATGGTGACGAGATTACCGATGACGTCGCCGGCTATCTCAGCGAACTGGGAATGACGTTGGTGGCGGTTGACGAACCGCATACCACCAATGCCGGCGTGCCTTTCGAACCGCTGGTGACAACGGAGAATCTGACGTTGTTGCGGCTTCACGGTCGAAACGTCAAAGGCTGGACGGAGCAGTCAGCAGATTGGCGCGGGAAAAGGACGTTGTACCGGTATTCGGAAGAAGAACTGGCAGCTTTTCGAAAAGTGGTCCTGGATCTGGACAAGCAGGCCAAAGAAGTTTGTGTCATCTTCAATAATAATAGCGGCGGGGACGCAGCAGACAACGCCCTGCAGTTAAAGAAGATGTTGGGGATTGAATTTGGCGGCTTGTCGCCGGTGCAGATGGATTTGTTTTAA
- a CDS encoding NAD-dependent protein deacylase → MIDSKLQAEFDNAKRIVFLTGAGVSTASGIPDYRSKNGLYTNDKSDKPAEYYLSTDCLRDEPKVFWEYEKSNMYYPDAKPNVIHERQAEFTQKRNAVVVTQNIDSLYRKANTQNLVEFHGNLYKVYCQKCHKTVNYKDYLKSMYHENCGGILRPDIVLYGEGLDPVAISKSVEAVSQADLIVIVGTSMRVYPFAGLIDYRSQNAKVLAVNEEPLQFGFPFTMVKENAVDFFKDLTVNV, encoded by the coding sequence ATGATTGATTCTAAGCTGCAAGCTGAATTTGATAACGCAAAAAGAATTGTCTTTTTGACTGGTGCCGGTGTCTCCACGGCATCAGGGATTCCTGACTATCGATCAAAGAACGGGCTGTACACCAATGACAAATCTGATAAACCCGCTGAGTATTATTTAAGTACCGATTGTCTTCGTGATGAACCCAAAGTTTTCTGGGAGTACGAAAAATCAAATATGTATTACCCGGATGCCAAGCCAAACGTGATTCATGAGCGCCAGGCTGAGTTTACCCAGAAACGCAATGCCGTTGTGGTGACCCAAAATATTGACAGCCTATACCGCAAGGCCAACACGCAGAATTTAGTCGAGTTTCACGGCAATCTGTACAAAGTGTATTGTCAGAAGTGCCACAAGACAGTCAATTACAAGGATTATTTAAAGAGTATGTATCACGAAAACTGTGGCGGCATTTTACGACCAGACATTGTGTTATATGGTGAAGGGCTTGATCCAGTTGCCATTTCCAAGAGTGTTGAGGCAGTGTCCCAAGCTGATCTGATCGTGATTGTCGGCACATCAATGCGGGTCTACCCGTTTGCCGGCTTGATTGATTATCGTTCTCAAAATGCCAAAGTTCTGGCGGTTAATGAAGAGCCGCTTCAATTTGGTTTTCCGTTTACGATGGTCAAAGAAAATGCCGTTGACTTCTTCAAAGATTTGACGGTGAATGTCTAA